The nucleotide window aaactagttttaatgactccaacctaagtgtatgtaaacttccgacttcaactgtaaatattcTTATCCCATTTCTTTCCtggattgtgtgtattaggttttgttgtggaatttgttagatatcaGGTTTTGTTTTGCAATTTTTAGATGttacctgttagatattgctgcactgttggatctagaAGCTTAACATAGAATGAAGATTTACTAAAAAGTTTGCAATGTTTCGCTTAACGTGTAGCCTAGCCTAATTATTTAATTGTAGAATATCTGTAGGCCTACTTGAAGCTCAAATCCTGCCTGTCATTAGGCTAAACAGGGCCGGCGGCGGAACAAATCATTTGAATGGACATTTGGGAGTGTACgtttttttgtatgtttttctTATGTATGCATGCGCTTGCTTCATTTCCAGTGGTGTTGAACAACTTTTTTAGGCGTTGGAGcaccatatatatattttttaatgaagTCATAATTTCTCAGTCAAAGTTTGTACCGACAAATGTAGCCTATTAAATATCATTGTGGAATAGGCATCTGCATAAAATGCATCCTCCAACTGCAACGCCTGCCTATGCCCACCCATATTGTCTCAAGAACATTTTCTATATttaatatcaaatataaaatcaaatcaaatcttattggtcacatacacatggttagcagatgttattgcgagtgtagcaaagtTAAGCTGAGATTTTCTGTGTGTAAAGGGACACGGGAGGGCAAACAGTGATCTAATTAagcacttagctgttctacaagTTGTATGAGACAGGCGTTTATAGATTACAAGCGTTTTTTAAGTGCAACATTAACAAAGTTGGTTTTGGGAAATGGCTTGGAAATTTAAATATGCTCTTATGAAGGTCCTAACAATGAATTTAGCCTTAAGATTCTTTTGGGGTGTCTGTTTGTGTGACCAACTTGTTGTCTGTTTTGCTAATCCGGCTAAGCAGCGTCTCTCCCACTTGATTGTGGTGGCTATTTTCTCTGGCATATGACAGCAAAAGGCAGGGATTACCTAATGGTGTATGTGCCCACTCCACCAGGGGTCTGGCGGCATCTTGTTGTGTAGAGGGTTGCCTGTTGGAGTTATTTGTGCTGCGCCGAGATGGGCATCACCACATTTGTGAGGCTTTATTGCTTGGATTTCACTGACCctagtgtagcccacagtgtGCTTACGACGGAGGCAGAAGAGGGTCATTAGGCAGCACGCTTATTGCGCAATACCGGGTACCAACCTGTTGGGTTGGAACTCTGGGCGGTCTGCCATGGGCCACTTCATTTGGTTTCCACTGGGGTCGGCTTAGGGCTTGATTTCATGTCCCCATACCTATTGTACCGAGTTGACCTACTGAAAGGGAACGTACCGATATTACTATAACTACGGCTCCCTGAAGGAGgaaaacgaggtacaacacctgttcgGCCCAGTGCCGCCCAGTTCTGGGCTCGGTGAAGAGAGATACtgaattgaaggaatgaatcaGTGCCTCAGGTTTATCACCTGTGGAGGGCGGGGCTTCTGGTGAGGCAGTAGAGGGCGCTAGCACGCAAACTCCCCCATAGCTGTGTTGTACCTTGTTTCCCTCTTTCAGGGAACACTAGTTAGTCATAACTGTACATTTGTCCCCTACTTAGTATTACATTAGAAAATATAAATGCCAAAGAAGAGGCCCACATAAGGTTATTCTTTGTGAGTCAGTTTATGAGCTACACATATTTGCCATATAAATCTATTCATAAGGAGGATTGGGATGATAAAGTGCACAGTCATTCCTGGAACTATAGCACTATGTCCCCAATCCCCTTTTTAAGCGTATATTTTTGCTCAAAGGTTGGACTGCCAAAAGCATGTTGGTCTGttctcacatacagtatactTACTGTACAGTATGGCTACAGATACTGTAAAAGGTCTCCTTGCCAAAACATGCCAACATGATCACTATTTAAAAATCAGACTTTATTTTTGTTTGGCATGAACATATCTTATGGATTTTTTGTAGGTCAAAAATGATCAGGCGATTCATtgataacaaataaaaaatatatccaTGTTTTGCTGCAGTAGAAACATACATTGCACATCTTTTGATTAATCAAAATGAAATTCACAGGGCAAGAAAACATGAACTTCCACATGCAAATGAAAGTGTTACAATTGAATTGTGTTGATTGATTCCCGCATGCCATATTTCCATGCAGTCTTTTCTTACAAATGCAATGTAAGGATAGAACAAGCTGATAAAGGTAAGGTAACAATGTGCAGAACATAGGAAAAACTCAATAGATGGGATAGCTGACAACATCACGAAAACGATGTGCGCGCTTCCATGGGACAGAAGACAGCATGTTGTTGtcattctggatggccagattgctAGAAAGAATGACAAGAAACTACCATGTGGGGCTTGTTTCAGCTCATGtcatcttgttattgataccatTACTTGTTTTGAGGTGTTCGGACTGAtgtcatgtcaatgctaatatggctagaatttgctagctagctcaccaacaactgtaacaatgtatttgagagacaacaagttctcattgtaaaaatgtatttatgttttcaagagactaaatatagtttacatgttgtcaacaatccaAGCCAAACCAGTCTATTTTGCCCCATGGTTGCACGCgcatcggttttgttgctaaacaaccaacccctCTATTACTGTGTCACAATACAATAAATGTGTACAGTATAATATGTTTAAGCTCAGGTTACCAACTGTATAAAAATGATGAATATGTACAATGCCATTATTTGACATGGAAATCAAAGAAAACATTATGTACAAGAGTTGACAACAATTGGTAAATTAAACACCTTTTGTCTAGCTGTGTACCTTCTTTTGCAATGCATCATGGTATTGTCCACTCACTGTCCTCCAGCAATGTGCTCTTTCAATATAGAATATCACTATTAAATATAGGCTACAGACCCAAACAGGACCTTCATCCTGCACATTCATGCGCCTTTCCAATGTATGAGTTCAGTTAGTTCGAGAAAGTCGGCCTATGGGCTATCCTGACCACATTGTACGTATTCAGTCCTGGTGCATCGAAGCCAGGGGACAGACCTCGCTTGTCAAACACATAAAAGTTAAAGAGCTGCCCGTCTTGGGCCTCAAGGGAGACAGACGCGGTGCTGACCCGCAAGACACAAGGGTACTCTTTCTCAAACACCACCCTGAACACCCTGtccaccaggtagttcagctttATTGTCCTATATCTCTCTGGGATCAGGTCCTCAATCTGGGGACCAAACTGCTGCATGATCAGAACCCCGTCTGCCCCAGCTTTGATCTCATAGAAGGTGATGTTTCCGTAGGTGAAGAAGCCTATGTAAGGGTCTGGATTAGGGGGAGGGATGAGGATCTTCTTGGACTCCCGGAAAGCCCTCTCCATGGCGGGTATTATATGGCTGTAAGCCTTGGCCAACACATCCTGGTTCTGAGGTCTGGTGCCAGCCATCAGCACTACCAGGCCCAGCTTGAGCCTGGGCACCAGTGAGAAGGTGGCTGAGTAGCCGTCTAGGTCTCCGTCTTTACGCACCACCTCGTAGCCCAACTGCTCATTCACCTCCCATGGTGTGCCGGTGCGGTTGGCAAAGTAGTCCTTATCACAGCGGAACAGAGGGGTCAGCATGATTTTCAGGGTGTCAGGCTCCAGGAGCTTGCGATGGTAGGCACCCAGCAGCATCATAGCCAGCTTGGCAAGGTCAGCGGCAGTGGAGAACATCTGGCCTGAGGGGCGGTACCAACCCAGGTCATACAGAGGGGCTGTCTGGCCACTGGAGTAGACGCCCACAGCCATCTGGCTGTGGATCCCTGGGGTGATGTCGAAGCCTGTATCCTCCATCCCCAGCCGGTCGAGGATGTTATCATTGATCCAGCGCTGGTAGTCCATGCCCACCACCTTCTCAGCCATGACGTGGGCCAATAAGGAGAAGGCTAGGTTACTGTAGTGGCATCTGCAAAGCACAGAGCAGCAGAGTGGGAAGTCATTATGATAGGGCAGACTGCAGGGTTAATACAGCCCACAGGAGTGATGGAATTAAACACCTGAGTCGTCTATTTACATCCAAATGAGTAGCAAATATGCTCCATTATATTACACACGCAAATATTTACTGAATGTTAAATGGCACAAGGATATGCACAACATTTTAATTACTATATTGCTCTTCTGATATCGAACGATGGGAATGACTAAGGTCTTACTTGGTGCCAGGGTCTGCAACGAGGACATCGTCTTGCAACAGATTCACTGCAGCCTGTGTTTTCCCCTTCCATAGCAGGTTAGTGGCTCTAAGTCTTCTGGGTAGACCTACAGTTAACAAAACACAACATCTTTAGTGTTTACGAATAAAGAAAGCAAATACATTAATTTAGCTAGTATGACAAATAAAGCTCACAACAATTTAAATTAATTTGAACTAAAATGAGGTCCTCAACTGTTATTCCAGCATGTCGTCTGCAGTGTATGTCACTGGTCATTTAATTTAATGTACAGCTCAGAAATCCATCAGTATCAAAGTCTAGTCAGAAACATCAAATACTCTCCTCAATAAATTATTGAGTTCAACCTTCATGCCTCAATGATCAAAGTGCAAACCTAATCAAATCAAACCTATGTTTCAAAGCAAGGTATTGTAGGGTGCCATATTGAAGTAACAGGCTTGGATTTTGTGGAGTAATATGCTAATAAAAAGACAAGATATACGATTCTGTAGAAGGTGTATGTCACTGGCACATTGGCCTGTATATTTGTGTAGATGTGTACCAAGGTTTTTGTCAATTCAGAGCGTCACCCATCATATAGGGGGAACTCATCGTCCCTCAGCACTCACAGGATCTATTTCTGATGATAAGCAGATGCAGTGACAATCTGAACAGTTTCTGTAACGTCAGAGGTGTTTACCACCTTAGAAGGCAATCTGGAAACCTGCTTAGAGGTTTAAGGGCTCTGACTAGAGATTGCAGTATGGTGGCATTTAAATTAAATCAATGAATAAGATCATCAATATTACATTATAGTGGCCATTTTGGTCATAATAGCATGAACGTTTAACACTGCAGCTGAGCACATAAGGCACAAAACAGGGTTTCCCTCACAGTCGTGTAAAGGGTCGGCATGACCTGGTTTCCAATCCCTGGcgtggtgggggggtgggggggagggtgAGGTCCGTATCTCACCTGAGAGCTGGCTGGCCATCCTTCGCAGGGTGACAGAGGAGGAGCGGATCTGAATCTCTCCACTGTCCAGAAAGATCAGACCGTCTGTCACGTACTTGAGCTCAGAGTCCCGTGACTTGCCCAGAGGGTTTTTAATGGTGAAGTTCTCCACATATTTCTCAAGTGGGTCATCCAGAGAGGCAATCTTCCCATCCTCCCACAGCCTGTACAGCATCAGCGTTGGGAAGATCTTTGAAAGGCTGGCAATCCTGTAGGGCAGGAATCAAACAGGTGTTATTCACTACTGTAAATACCCCGATGCCTGCAAAAAGCTTTTAAAGAAATcattacaacaaaaaaaatggcGAGCAAGCACAAATGAGTACTATTCTTCCTTTCAGAGGATTAACTTATTGTAAATTTCTTTCAGTTTCACATGCACTCTCTAAAGCTTTCTACACTCAGGCTTTTGACCTCACAATGTTTTCTCTGCCTCATACCGCAGACATTCTTGCAACAGCATGATTTTTAACTCCATTAACACACTGAGGGGTTTGGAGTTTAAAATGACATCATCATACTACAGAATATGTCTATTCAAGGACCATGCTGACAACACTCAAGACAGGGCTGGAGAGAATCTGGAGCCAATGttgatgaagacataatgaataatAAATAGCCCATATATAGTTCAAGACATAAAGTTGGTCAGTATTCAATCAAAGGCGCATGGCCGACAAGAGAATTGCAGTCAacttttaaaggtaatttacgCTTAATCCGCTTAATTTATCGTGAATGCAATCTCCACAAACATACCACAAgtctgaagaaaaaaaatacaacagtgctgccaaggcagcaactactctaCCTGGGCTCCAGaagaattaaggcagttataaaAAATtgtaaacattacaatacattcacaacatattaagtgtgtgccctgtgatgaccctcccactctgtctgccgaattctttctctttgctcttgttttccttaataggatgtcggtgggcggagctgggagggtcgtcagcgaaatgggacacacctgagTTCAGGTGTGTCCCAGGACAAATACACCTCTTCCCTCTTCATTGAGGAGAATCTCTCCCTGAAGAcacagattttggttgtggcatttttgtggctGTTTGCGTTTGTTTGCTTTTGTTTGCGTTTGCACCTTTCAACACTCCTCATTATCACATctatacacgcaaccactcacttacactactgattactgactacacacaccattgttaattatATTTTGTTTACTTTAGTTGACAACTGTACTCTGAAGCCAGAATACCTGTTACAGCTTTTTGGTACATGACGGTGCATTGTAGTGGCTAACTGTGTCAGAGGCTAATTGCTGTGTGACATCAATGCCTCTATCATGAGCAGCAAGAAAGCTGTGACTGATAGGACATTCACATGCTCAGAGCACGTAGTACGTCATACAATGTAATAGTGCTATGATTGCAAGCTAATGCAATCGGTCAACGGAATTACACACATGTCCCCGAATTAAGAAATTAATATGAAAGGGCTAAGGGTGCTTATAATTAATGACCATGACACCAAAATGAACAGACCTGTCTTGGTCATCCCCCTGGAAGGCCCAAAGAGTCCTGAGATCTCTGCTGCTCCTTACCTATAGATGGTGTATTCATTGGGTGGAGCTGAGAGTGGGTCACTTCCGTTCCTCTTGCCAAAGTTACCAGTCCACAGAACGGTGTCATTGAAAATCACAATGGCCGACAAAGAGGGAAGACTGGCAGGGTTGACACTCTGGCGCAGCAGTGTGTCCACCTGAGTGAGAACATACCACTTATGAGCATTTATATCGACTACTATAGCTGTAAACACTACAAAACAGAAATTCTTACTGAGAAACAAATTGATTCACAGACTCTCCCTCAAGGTTGTACTGTAGTTTCAGTAAACAAGACGTTCAAAAGTTACCCTGGGTCTTGAAGACTTTAAGGCACAAAAATAGACTGCTTCCTATTGATTTGTTGTGATGGAGGTGCATTTACTGCCAAGGCTTGGCAGATGCTGAATGAACTGACATTATTCTTAACTGTCACAGGTAATAGGCAGATGGAATGACTTTATACAATGGACACTGTCAGAATGACAATCTACCTTATAGATTATGTCTCTCTGTTTTTATGAGGGCCAAAGCAGTAATGTCTTAATGTATGCAGGGATATTCGGTTCTGTATAAAAGATACAAGGAGTTCCAATGTGTTTTTGTCATTCTGAGGACATTGTTAATAGGATTCCAATGGGAATTTCAACACTCATCCATAACAGACCGCTGCTTGTATGGATATGTGCTGGGACTGGTAGGACTGCTCTCCTCTCTGTTTTGTAGAATGCCCTTCACTGTCTGAGTTATATTAATGCAGGAGCGGGTCACGTCCAACTCAGAGGCTTCTTTATCAAAAATACTTTCTTTATCAAACATATTTCTCTGCATGGTAATACAATCCCTCTGGGGGAGCGTGTCTAGGCAATTGTTATAAAGCATTATCACTAACACATGTTCCCTGTTCTTAGTTGGACATGAGCAGAATGTGCATAGTCTGAATGACCCAAGGGAGCACTTACCTTTTCTAGTGCCTCTTTCAGGGTAGGGATAGGGTGTTCCAGGGGGAGAGGCTCAGGGAAGCGTGGGCACATCCGTTCTGATTTGGCATTGCCTCCCATGCCTTCatctggcagagagacagagagagatataggaaGAAGGGGAAAGAAGTTGGGCGTTTATTGAAATTCACACTTGATGTTGGTGGAGTAATATGTATGACATGACAAGGAGACGAACACAATGTGCCATAATGGACTTCCACAGGACTTCATTAATCACCTGAGTTCCCATGTCTGTAGGCTACCACAAAGGAGCCAatttgcacacaaacacatagtCATAAAGGTGCTTAATTCCGAACGCACTGTGAATTTCGAATGAGCAGTTAATGGAGACTTTCATTTACACAGGATTAGATCTAGCCTTTATAGCTCCTAGAGTTACTATAGTCAACAGgcccataggcctacagtatgttaatGAATTCAGATCCAGTACTAGATCATACAGCCATGGTGTGCTACTGAAAGAGTAAACGTGTAAGAAGCAGCACTTCAGTAAAGAATGCAACTGAAGCCTAGGGGTAAAGATGACCGCTACATTTGGGAAATAAAACCATTCACTACACTTTATATTTCTCTGTAAGTTCTCTATAATATTACTTTCTCAAATAGCTGCCACAGAAACTTTTAGCAAAGAAGAAGTTAAGGGGAAAGTACAGTAGTATCTCTCACTGTCATCAGAAATAGGCGGACAATCTAAAAACACCTTTAGCACTACAGTAGGTTGCTTCACTGTGAGCACTGTAGTGGGAAATTATTTGATTCATGATTTCCTGTGTTTGATTTTGTTATCTACTGTAACGTTGATTATGAATGATATGCAATACAAATTATTATACAAGCGAAGAGATGCTGACAATGGCATTCCATTGTTTGGAGAAACCTGAGTTAACCATATATTTTAAATATCATGTTTAAACCCCATGTTAACATAGTACTAATGACATGTTTGGTCAGGTAATTTTCTCATGTTAGTCTACAATTACCTGTTGTAACTGACTACTGATGATCATTTTACTTCTTAAACAGACCTTTGGCCTACAGTTGAACAGACCTACAGACCTTTCcgactacagttgaagtcggaagtttacatacaccttagccaaatacatttaaactcagtttttcacaattcctgacatttaatcccagtaaaaattccctgtcttaggtaagtgaggatcaccactttattttaagaatgtgaaatgtcagaataatagtagagagaattagttatttcagcttttatttctttcatcacattcctagtgggtcagaagtttacatacactcaattagtatttggtgccattgcctttaaattgtttaacttgggtcaaatgttttgggtagccttccacaagcttcccactataagttgggtgaattttggcccattcctcctgacagagctgggataactgaatcaggtttgtaggcctccttgctcgcacacactttttcagttctgcccacacattttctatagaattgaggtcagggctttgtgatggccactccaataccttgactttgttgtccctaagccattttgccacaactttggaagtatgcttggggtcattgtccatttggaaggcccatttgtgaccaagctttaacttcctgactgatgtcttgagattcaatatatccacataattttcctccctcatgatgccatctattttgtgaagtgcaccagtccctcctgtagcaaagcacccccaaaacatgatgccgccacccccgtgcttcgagcatgggatgatgttcttcagattgcaagcctccccctttttcatccaaacataacgatggtcattatgggcaaacagttctatttttgtttcatcagaccagagaacatttctccaaaaagtacgatctttgtccccatgtgcaattgcacaccgcaatctggcttttttatggcagttttggagcagtggattcttccttgctgagcggcctatcaggttatgtcgatataggactcgttttactgtggatatagatacttttgttccctccagcatcttcacagggtcctttgctgttgttttgggattgatttgcacttttcgcaccaaagtacgttcagctctaggagacagaacgcgtctccttcctgagcggtatgacggctgtgtttatacttgtgtactattgtttgtacagatgaacgtggtaccttcaggtgtttggaaattgctctcaaggatgaaccagacttgtggaggtctacaattttttttctgaggtcttggctgatttcttttgatgttcccatgatatcaagcaaagaggcactgagtttgaaggtaggccttgaaatacatccacaggtacacctccaattgactcaaattatgtcaattagcctatcagaagcttctaaagccatgacatagttttcgggaattttccaagctgtttaaaggcacagtcaacttagtgtatgtacacctctgacccactggaattgtgatacagtgaattataagtgaaataatctgtctgtaaacaattgttggaaaaattacttgtgtcatgcaaaaagtaatgtcctaaccgacttgccaaaactatagtttgttaacaagacatttgtggagtggttgaaaaacaagttttaataacgccaacctaagtgtatgtgtgtaaacttccgacttcaactgtatactttcTTGTAAACTCTGCAGACAGTGGCTAAGCCTGCTGTCTGAGTTGGAGTCTTTAAGAAGATTTAGTGACCATGTTGACAGAACAGTTGTCTGCTGATAGTGGAGGCCAGTTCGACATTTTCTTTGCTCTAATGCTGGATATTGTATCTCTGTTGCAACTTGTATTAAACCAGAATGATTTTGATTGACTTCATCCACAACTGCTCTTCTCTTTTATTCACCTGAAAATCCATATTTCAAGCACTGTCTGTCTAATCCATTGACCACCCACAGAAAACAGCTAATAGGATTTCACAATCACACCTCAGACAACTGGAATGACTTGCTTGGAAGCACTTCAATGTATCCTCATGTGGCTTCCAGGCAAATAAATCCATTCTGAAGGGAGAACTGCCATGTGTTGGAACTTTTCTCTATTTCCCGAAAACAAATGGACTTTCTAACTAATTTCTAGAGGCTTCTTTGTGTGCAAAATCTCAGATTGTATGTGTCAACGTTAATGCAGAGGAAGCAGGAGCTACATACTGtaatctcggttaacccagaactaaagtgTCAGGTAATTGGTCAGCTGCTCAATTAAGTTTTGGATCCATGCGTGTTAATAGAAGAGATGATGAGATGCTAGGAAGATGAGCAGAACCGTAACAAGGAGCTCCACCCTCTTTCTTTGCAAGTTATGGGTGAAATGTCTGCTCCCTTTCCGAAATTTGAACGATGCTAATGCCTGCCAAATCATGTCTAAATAACCAGTGACAAAAAACCCAAACACCGGAATTTCTGCTGCTTTCATCCTACACATCCCATTCCTTCCCGACAGATTCTATGGTACCAGTTATGTTTATGTAGATCTGTCCAAGAGAGATTAC belongs to Salvelinus namaycush isolate Seneca chromosome 20, SaNama_1.0, whole genome shotgun sequence and includes:
- the lactbl1b gene encoding putative beta-lactamase-like 1, which produces MFFSRDYSPAPAAAIEGLTKTKKMKVKWTQLGMVFFLLLSLVMTGCFLWQYQLPKLLPGMGGNAKSERMCPRFPEPLPLEHPIPTLKEALEKVDTLLRQSVNPASLPSLSAIVIFNDTVLWTGNFGKRNGSDPLSAPPNEYTIYRIASLSKIFPTLMLYRLWEDGKIASLDDPLEKYVENFTIKNPLGKSRDSELKYVTDGLIFLDSGEIQIRSSSVTLRRMASQLSGLPRRLRATNLLWKGKTQAAVNLLQDDVLVADPGTKCHYSNLAFSLLAHVMAEKVVGMDYQRWINDNILDRLGMEDTGFDITPGIHSQMAVGVYSSGQTAPLYDLGWYRPSGQMFSTAADLAKLAMMLLGAYHRKLLEPDTLKIMLTPLFRCDKDYFANRTGTPWEVNEQLGYEVVRKDGDLDGYSATFSLVPRLKLGLVVLMAGTRPQNQDVLAKAYSHIIPAMERAFRESKKILIPPPNPDPYIGFFTYGNITFYEIKAGADGVLIMQQFGPQIEDLIPERYRTIKLNYLVDRVFRVVFEKEYPCVLRVSTASVSLEAQDGQLFNFYVFDKRGLSPGFDAPGLNTYNVVRIAHRPTFSN